One window of Pyxicephalus adspersus chromosome 4, UCB_Pads_2.0, whole genome shotgun sequence genomic DNA carries:
- the LOC140327984 gene encoding uncharacterized protein, producing the protein MSQVGKKLNQCPECQKSFISKSKLSVHLRIHTGEKPFQCSECGKCFSQVFILAQHMKIHTGEKPFKCSECDKCFTRKYYLSEHLRNHTGVKPFTCSECDKCFSQHSYLTRHQRIHTAEKPFQCSECNKCFSRSDILIAHQRIHTEEKPFQCSECDKCFSQSSNLSEHLKTHTGEKPFQCSECNKCFAHNSNLTKHMKTHTGEKPFQCSECDKCFSQQSHLANHQRIHTAEKPFMCAECGKWFTQSANLIRHQKTHTGEKPFRCMECYKCFLNRSNLTKHQKTHKEK; encoded by the coding sequence ATGAGTCAAGTTGGAAAGAAGCTGAATCAGTGTCCCGAGTGCCAGAAAAGTTTTATCTCTAAGTCAAAACTCAGTGTTCACCTaaggattcacacaggagagaagccatttcaatgttcagaatgtggcaagtgcttttcacaagtttttattcTTGCTCAACACATGAAAATTCACACAGGGgaaaaaccatttaaatgttcagaatgtgacaaatgCTTCACAAGAAAATATTATCTTTCTGAACACCTAAGGAATCACACAGGGGTGAAACCGTTtacatgttcagaatgtgacaagtgcttttCTCAACATTCTTATCTTACTAGgcaccagaggattcacacagcagagaaaccatttcaatgttcagaatgtaacAAGTGTTTCTCTAGAAGTGATATTCTTATTGCACACCAGAGGATCCACACAGAAGaaaaaccatttcaatgttcagaatgtgacaagtgcttctcaCAAAGTTCTAATCTTAGTGAACATCTGAAGACTcatacaggagagaaaccatttcaatgttcagaatgtaacAAGTGTTTTGCACACAATTCTAATCTTACTAAACACATGAAGACTcatacaggagagaaaccatttcaatgttcagaatgtgacaagtgcttttCGCAACAATCGCATCTTGCTaaccaccaaagaattcacacAGCAGAGAAACCTTTTATGTGTGCAGAATGTGGCAAGTGGTTCACACAAAGTGCTAATCTTATTAGGCACCAGAAGACTCACACAGGTGAGAAACCATTTAGATGTATGGAATGTTACAAGTGTTTCTTGAACAGATCTAATCTTACTAAACACCAAAAGactcacaaagaaaaataa